The Streptomyces laurentii genome contains a region encoding:
- a CDS encoding phenylacetate-CoA oxygenase, paaJ subunit (Domain of unknown function DUF59; cl00941;~identified by MetaGeneAnnotator; putative;~phenylacetate-CoA oxygenase, PaaJ subunit [Streptomyces griseoflavus Tu4000];~phenylacetate-CoA oxygenase, PaaJ subunit; TIGR02159) produces the protein MSGVAALAVPEVRTRVEAVPDPELPFLTLGDLGVIGAVAPGDDGRLDVELIPTYVGCPALAAMASAIQDVLADCGHPDARVRQVLTPAWTTDRITAAGRAALAAHGIAPPLPVREDGPVLVRLGEVPCPHCGSRATRPHSAFGPSRCQSMLHCTACHELFPHLTAL, from the coding sequence GTGAGCGGAGTCGCCGCCCTGGCGGTGCCGGAGGTCCGGACGAGAGTGGAGGCCGTACCGGATCCCGAGCTGCCCTTTCTCACGCTCGGCGACCTCGGGGTGATCGGCGCCGTCGCCCCCGGCGACGACGGACGCCTCGACGTGGAACTCATTCCCACGTACGTGGGCTGCCCGGCGCTGGCCGCCATGGCCTCCGCGATCCAGGACGTCCTGGCGGACTGCGGTCACCCGGACGCCCGCGTACGGCAGGTGCTGACGCCGGCGTGGACGACGGACCGCATCACCGCCGCCGGCCGGGCCGCGCTCGCCGCCCACGGCATCGCCCCGCCCCTGCCCGTACGGGAGGACGGCCCGGTGCTCGTCCGGCTTGGCGAGGTCCCCTGCCCGCACTGCGGCTCCCGGGCCACCCGGCCGCACAGCGCGTTCGGGCCCTCCCGCTGCCAGTCGATGCTGCACTGCACCGCCTGCCACGAGCTGTTCCCCCATCTGACCGCGCTATGA
- a CDS encoding phenylacetic acid degradation protein (Phenylacetic acid catabolic protein; pfam05138;~identified by MetaGeneAnnotator; putative;~phenylacetic acid degradation protein [Streptomyces hygroscopicus subsp. jinggangensis5008]), protein MTTTTDPAGVRLDADADADADSDIDIDLDLAVHALRLGDDALVLGQRLCEWITRAPTIEEDLALSNIALDLIGQARLLLTHAGRLDGTGRDEDTLAYTRTGREFTNTLLTELPNGDFATTIARQLAYTHYTVAYYEALGGCADPDLAAFGRRAAKEVAFHRMHADTWIERLGLGTPESTRRMQRGLDLVWPYTAELFDEDDLVRRLAAAGTVPSPAALRPRWEESTARVITEAGLTVPVPRWRAQGGRSGLRTEEFASLIAELQSVHRQFPGGTW, encoded by the coding sequence GTGACCACGACGACTGACCCGGCCGGCGTCCGGCTCGACGCCGACGCCGACGCCGACGCCGACTCCGACATCGACATCGACCTCGACCTCGCCGTCCACGCGCTGCGTCTCGGCGACGACGCGCTCGTCCTCGGACAGCGGCTCTGCGAGTGGATCACCCGGGCGCCCACCATCGAGGAGGACCTGGCGCTGTCCAACATCGCCCTGGACCTCATCGGCCAGGCCCGGCTGCTGCTCACCCACGCGGGGCGCCTCGACGGCACCGGACGCGACGAGGACACCCTCGCCTACACCCGTACCGGCCGCGAGTTCACCAACACCCTGCTCACCGAGCTGCCCAACGGCGACTTCGCGACCACCATCGCCCGGCAACTCGCCTACACCCACTACACGGTCGCGTACTACGAGGCCCTGGGCGGCTGTGCGGACCCCGACCTGGCCGCGTTCGGGCGACGGGCCGCCAAAGAGGTCGCGTTCCACCGGATGCACGCCGACACCTGGATCGAACGGCTCGGTCTCGGCACCCCCGAGAGCACCCGCCGGATGCAGCGGGGCCTGGACCTCGTATGGCCGTACACGGCGGAACTCTTCGACGAGGACGACCTGGTGCGCCGTCTCGCCGCGGCCGGCACCGTCCCCTCGCCCGCGGCACTGCGCCCGCGGTGGGAGGAGAGCACCGCCCGGGTGATCACCGAGGCCGGACTCACCGTGCCGGTCCCGCGCTGGCGGGCCCAAGGCGGCCGAAGCGGCCTGCGCACCGAGGAGTTCGCGTCCCTGATCGCCGAACTCCAGTCGGTGCACCGCCAGTTCCCCGGAGGCACCTGGTGA
- a CDS encoding phenylacetic acid degradation protein (Phenylacetic acid degradation B; cl01371;~identified by MetaGeneAnnotator; putative;~phenylacetic acid degradation protein [Streptomyces hygroscopicus subsp. jinggangensis5008]): MSGGQSEGVPASWEVFLCPRRGLAHQHVGSVRAHDPDTALLRARDLYTRRDDPLSLWVVRSDEVHTAAPDARDPYFANAADKPYRYAEHFAPLTTEKGPEGDHDD, translated from the coding sequence ATGAGCGGCGGACAGTCGGAGGGCGTCCCGGCGTCCTGGGAGGTCTTCCTGTGCCCCCGGCGCGGACTCGCCCACCAGCACGTGGGTTCCGTCCGCGCCCACGACCCGGACACCGCGCTGCTGCGGGCCCGCGACCTGTACACCCGCCGCGACGACCCGCTGTCGCTGTGGGTGGTCCGCTCCGACGAGGTGCACACCGCCGCCCCGGACGCACGCGACCCGTACTTCGCCAACGCGGCGGACAAGCCGTACCGGTACGCGGAGCACTTCGCGCCGCTCACCACCGAGAAGGGCCCCGAAGGTGACCACGACGACTGA
- a CDS encoding phenylacetate-CoA oxygenase, paaG subunit (Phenylacetic acid catabolic protein; cl01346;~identified by MetaGeneAnnotator; putative;~phenylacetate-CoA oxygenase, PaaG subunit [Streptomyces griseoflavus Tu4000];~phenylacetate-CoA oxygenase, PaaG subunit; TIGR02156), producing MSAAEPAGGAAGDEALERFEERVGAGEAVEPSDWMPDGYRRLLLRQLAQHAHSEIIGMQPEGAWLTRAPSLYRKSVLIAKVQDEAGHGLYLYSAAETLGVDRADLLDALHDGRQRHSATFDHPAPTWADTGTIAWLTDGAAVINQAPMCRISYGPYARAMRRVCQEEAFHVRQGYDLIRALCEGTPAQKEMAQDAVNRWWLPAVALMFGPPDTDAGGPDARIAAVGGAVSRQAMAWGIKRHTNDELRQRFVDSCVPQAERLGLTVPDPAVRWNEERGHYDFTPVDWDGYLRALGEGTPWARRRVAHRRAAHEDGAWVREAAAAHAARTGNVGEAVGEGAGESVGEAGTQENDRTEVHA from the coding sequence ATGAGCGCGGCGGAGCCCGCCGGCGGCGCGGCCGGGGACGAGGCGCTGGAGCGGTTCGAAGAACGTGTCGGCGCCGGCGAGGCCGTCGAGCCGAGCGACTGGATGCCCGACGGTTACCGCCGCCTGCTGCTCCGGCAGCTCGCCCAGCACGCCCACTCCGAGATCATCGGCATGCAGCCGGAAGGTGCCTGGCTCACCCGGGCCCCCTCCCTGTACCGCAAGTCCGTGCTGATCGCGAAGGTCCAGGACGAGGCCGGTCACGGCCTGTACCTGTACTCCGCCGCCGAGACCCTGGGCGTGGACCGCGCCGACCTGCTGGACGCCCTGCACGACGGCCGCCAGCGCCACTCGGCCACCTTCGACCATCCCGCGCCGACCTGGGCGGACACCGGCACCATCGCCTGGCTGACGGACGGCGCCGCCGTCATCAACCAGGCACCGATGTGCCGCATCTCGTACGGGCCCTACGCCCGGGCCATGCGGCGCGTCTGCCAGGAGGAGGCCTTCCACGTCCGGCAGGGCTACGACCTGATCCGCGCCCTGTGCGAGGGAACGCCGGCGCAGAAGGAGATGGCCCAGGACGCGGTGAACCGCTGGTGGCTGCCGGCCGTGGCCCTGATGTTCGGGCCGCCCGACACCGACGCGGGCGGCCCCGACGCCCGGATCGCGGCGGTCGGCGGCGCGGTCTCGCGCCAGGCCATGGCCTGGGGCATCAAGCGGCACACCAACGACGAACTGCGCCAGCGCTTCGTCGACAGCTGCGTCCCGCAGGCCGAACGCCTCGGCCTGACCGTGCCGGACCCGGCGGTCCGCTGGAACGAGGAGCGCGGTCACTACGACTTCACTCCGGTCGACTGGGACGGCTACCTGCGCGCGCTCGGCGAGGGCACCCCGTGGGCCCGGCGGCGCGTCGCCCACCGGCGTGCCGCGCACGAGGACGGCGCCTGGGTACGGGAGGCCGCCGCCGCGCACGCGGCCCGCACCGGGAACGTCGGCGAGGCCGTCGGTGAGGGAGCCGGCGAGAGCGTCGGCGAGGCCGGCACACAGGAGAACGACCGTACGGAGGTACACGCATGA
- a CDS encoding nikkomycinbiosynthesis protein sanT (identified by MetaGeneAnnotator; putative;~nikkomycinbiosynthesis protein SanT [Streptomyces hygroscopicus subsp. jinggangensis5008]) produces the protein MSTIRELLVELTGMEDYADAGRVGDDVDLAASGIDSGDLVRLVLLVEQRAGVEITADDMEKLHSITDYERFVAERTAAGAGGDA, from the coding sequence ATGAGCACCATCCGGGAGTTGCTGGTCGAGCTGACCGGCATGGAGGACTACGCGGACGCCGGACGGGTCGGCGACGACGTCGACCTCGCCGCGAGCGGGATCGACTCGGGGGATCTGGTCCGGCTGGTGCTGCTGGTCGAGCAGCGGGCCGGCGTGGAGATCACCGCCGACGACATGGAGAAGCTGCACTCGATCACCGACTACGAGCGGTTCGTCGCCGAGCGGACCGCGGCCGGTGCGGGCGGCGACGCCTGA
- a CDS encoding long-chain-fatty-acid--CoA ligase (AMP binding site [chemical binding];~Adenylate forming domain, Class I; cl17068;~CoA binding site [chemical binding];~acyl-activating enzyme (AAE) consensus motif;~identified by MetaGeneAnnotator; putative;~long-chain-fatty-acid--CoA ligase [Streptomyces hygroscopicus subsp. jinggangensis5008];~long-chain-fatty-acid--CoA ligase; Validated) yields MWLTQLLERNRQCFPERTALVDEQRAVTWGQFHDRTVELARGMAELGIERGDRVAVLSKDRIEVLETYFALARLGALFVPLNHSLAVPEVADIVARVGAVAVFGESELLDRHPELPASVRLRVALDKPAFETLGSVAPERALPVVADTDPVAVLHTSATTGQAKGVTVDSASFRAIALGWLVSARPTDDIVMVNCCPLYHGSMVVSLTYMAAGATIVLMPGFTPQRALAAVERHRATHMWLVPQMLRFTLQAKGADRTDLSTLREILYGAAPMPLDVYEEASGRLGCGFRQVYGMTEVGGPFVTLGPDEHPAPGDVTARIPCGRVIPGMSARAVGPDGAELPGGEIGEIVVRGPGVMQGYWNDPEATREIGLDGWIRTGDLGFLDEAGRIHLVDRTKDLIIRAGQNVYPSEVERALLSHPAVRDAAVVGIPDEDYGEVPLAYVVAEPGTGALELLGHVSRLLAPYKRPRRVEFIERVPRNPAGKIVKKLLRD; encoded by the coding sequence ATGTGGCTGACCCAGCTGCTGGAACGCAACCGGCAGTGCTTTCCCGAGCGGACGGCGCTGGTCGACGAGCAGCGCGCGGTCACTTGGGGGCAGTTCCACGACCGCACCGTCGAACTCGCGCGAGGCATGGCGGAGTTGGGCATCGAGCGCGGCGACCGGGTCGCCGTGCTGTCCAAGGACCGGATCGAGGTCCTGGAGACCTACTTCGCCCTCGCCCGGCTCGGCGCGCTGTTCGTGCCGCTGAACCACAGCCTGGCCGTGCCCGAGGTCGCGGACATCGTGGCCCGGGTCGGCGCGGTCGCCGTGTTCGGGGAGAGTGAACTCCTGGACCGGCACCCGGAGTTGCCGGCGTCCGTACGGCTCCGGGTGGCGCTGGACAAGCCGGCGTTCGAGACGCTGGGCAGTGTGGCGCCCGAGCGGGCGCTGCCCGTCGTGGCCGACACCGACCCCGTGGCCGTGCTGCACACCTCGGCGACCACCGGCCAGGCCAAGGGGGTGACGGTCGACAGTGCCTCCTTCCGGGCCATCGCCCTGGGCTGGCTGGTGTCGGCCCGGCCCACCGACGACATCGTGATGGTCAACTGCTGCCCGCTCTACCACGGCAGCATGGTGGTGTCGCTCACCTATATGGCCGCGGGCGCGACCATCGTGCTCATGCCGGGCTTCACCCCGCAGCGGGCCCTGGCCGCGGTGGAACGGCACCGGGCGACCCATATGTGGCTGGTCCCGCAGATGCTGCGCTTCACCCTCCAGGCCAAGGGCGCGGACCGCACCGACCTGTCCACGCTCCGGGAGATCCTCTACGGTGCCGCGCCCATGCCCCTCGACGTGTACGAGGAGGCCTCGGGGCGCCTCGGCTGCGGTTTCCGGCAGGTGTACGGCATGACGGAGGTCGGCGGCCCGTTCGTCACCCTCGGTCCCGACGAGCACCCGGCGCCCGGGGACGTCACGGCGCGCATCCCGTGCGGTCGCGTGATCCCCGGGATGTCCGCCCGCGCGGTGGGACCGGACGGGGCGGAGCTGCCGGGCGGCGAGATCGGCGAGATCGTGGTGCGCGGGCCCGGCGTGATGCAGGGCTACTGGAACGATCCGGAGGCCACCCGCGAGATCGGCCTGGACGGCTGGATCAGGACCGGTGACCTGGGGTTCCTGGACGAGGCGGGGCGGATCCATCTCGTGGACCGCACCAAGGACCTCATCATCCGGGCCGGACAGAACGTCTACCCCTCGGAGGTCGAGCGCGCCCTGCTGAGCCACCCCGCGGTGCGGGACGCGGCGGTGGTCGGGATACCGGACGAGGACTACGGCGAGGTTCCCCTGGCGTACGTGGTGGCCGAGCCGGGCACCGGCGCCCTGGAACTCCTCGGGCACGTCTCGCGGTTGCTGGCCCCGTACAAGCGTCCGCGGCGGGTGGAGTTCATCGAGCGGGTTCCCCGCAACCCGGCCGGCAAGATCGTCAAGAAGCTGCTGCGGGACTGA
- a CDS encoding enterobactin synthetase, component D (4'-phosphopantetheinyl transferase superfamily; pfam01648;~enterobactin synthetase, component D [Streptomyces hygroscopicus subsp. jinggangensis5008];~identified by MetaGeneAnnotator; putative): MRPPGSGPLFDEIQQGVWQAELTEAGLGMGLAFAVEPHLAPAGPGEAAAIASMPTPRRSEFLAGRLAARRALGAVGLDCGDVPRAGRRPCFPPGRAASISHSAGVAAAVARAPGHDTPLGCDLELRPLPPGAARLILREDEEHLLRTWPVTDLFSAKEAAWKALAGDGPAGTLRDLRARPGDAGCLRVSTRDAVARTVRVRVRDAGPGVFSVVLGRDAG, from the coding sequence GTGCGCCCGCCGGGCTCCGGCCCTCTCTTCGACGAGATCCAACAGGGCGTATGGCAGGCGGAGTTGACGGAGGCGGGCCTCGGCATGGGGCTCGCCTTCGCCGTCGAGCCGCACCTGGCCCCCGCCGGACCCGGCGAGGCCGCGGCGATCGCGTCGATGCCCACGCCCCGCCGGTCCGAGTTCCTCGCGGGCCGGCTCGCCGCGCGCCGTGCGCTCGGCGCGGTCGGGCTCGACTGCGGGGACGTGCCCCGCGCCGGCCGGCGGCCGTGCTTCCCGCCCGGCCGGGCGGCGTCGATCTCGCACAGCGCCGGGGTCGCGGCCGCGGTGGCACGCGCGCCCGGCCACGACACCCCCCTCGGCTGCGACCTGGAACTCCGCCCGCTCCCGCCCGGCGCGGCCCGGCTGATCCTGCGCGAGGACGAGGAGCACCTGCTGCGCACCTGGCCGGTGACGGACCTCTTCTCCGCGAAGGAGGCCGCGTGGAAGGCCCTGGCGGGCGACGGCCCCGCGGGCACCCTGCGCGACCTGCGGGCCCGGCCGGGCGATGCGGGCTGTCTGCGGGTGTCGACCCGGGACGCCGTGGCGCGCACGGTGCGCGTCCGCGTGCGCGACGCCGGCCCGGGGGTGTTCAGCGTGGTGCTCGGCCGGGACGCGGGCTGA
- a CDS encoding crotonyl-CoA reductase (crotonyl-CoA reductase [Streptomyces griseoflavus Tu4000];~crotonyl-CoA reductase; TIGR01751;~crotonyl-CoA reductase; cd08246;~identified by MetaGeneAnnotator; putative;~putative NAD(P) binding site [chemical binding]): protein MTMTAAQELYELGDAPELGSVPRKMYASLIRRERYGQPVDAFRTEVVDVPPVRRGQVLVKVMAAGVNYNNVWAALGRPLDVIGVRQKAGETEDFHIGGSDLSGIVWAVGEDVRGVRLGDEVVVLASRWDETAEDIRLGGDPAASATQRVWGYEENYGSFAQFAVVDDYMCHPKPARLSWAASACYMATAATAYRQLFGWDPHTVRPGDPVLVWGGAGGLGSIAIQLVRHAGGIPVAVVSSEERGEFCVGLGAKGWIDRRDFDHWGRMPDTTDEAAMSRWLSGARGFGRRFWEVLGERRNPRIVLEHSGADTIPTSMYLCDNAGMVVICGGTTGYNGDVDLRFLWMRQKRLQGSHVASAREAREVTRLIDQGVIDPCLSRTFTFEETGLAHQLIHDNRHPAGNMAILVNASEQPV from the coding sequence ATGACCATGACCGCCGCCCAGGAACTCTACGAACTCGGCGACGCGCCCGAACTCGGCAGCGTGCCCCGGAAGATGTACGCCTCGCTCATCCGCCGGGAGCGCTACGGACAGCCCGTGGACGCCTTCCGTACCGAGGTGGTCGACGTGCCCCCGGTCCGCCGCGGCCAGGTGCTGGTCAAGGTGATGGCGGCCGGCGTCAACTACAACAACGTCTGGGCGGCGCTGGGCCGGCCGCTCGACGTGATCGGCGTCCGGCAGAAGGCCGGCGAGACCGAGGACTTCCACATCGGTGGCTCCGACCTGTCCGGCATCGTGTGGGCCGTCGGCGAGGACGTCCGGGGCGTCCGGCTCGGCGACGAGGTCGTCGTGCTCGCCAGCCGCTGGGACGAGACCGCCGAGGACATCCGGCTCGGCGGCGACCCGGCCGCCTCCGCCACCCAGCGGGTGTGGGGCTACGAGGAGAACTACGGCTCCTTCGCCCAGTTCGCGGTCGTGGACGACTACATGTGCCACCCCAAGCCCGCCCGGCTGTCCTGGGCGGCCTCCGCCTGCTACATGGCGACCGCCGCCACGGCGTACCGCCAGCTCTTCGGCTGGGACCCGCACACCGTCCGGCCCGGCGACCCCGTGCTGGTCTGGGGCGGCGCCGGCGGCCTCGGCAGCATCGCCATCCAGCTCGTCCGGCACGCCGGCGGCATCCCGGTCGCCGTCGTCTCCAGCGAGGAACGCGGCGAGTTCTGCGTGGGGCTCGGCGCCAAGGGCTGGATCGACCGGCGCGACTTCGACCACTGGGGGAGGATGCCCGACACCACCGACGAGGCCGCGATGAGCCGCTGGCTGTCGGGGGCACGCGGTTTCGGGCGGCGGTTCTGGGAGGTGCTCGGCGAGCGCCGCAACCCGCGGATCGTGCTGGAGCATTCCGGCGCCGACACCATCCCCACCTCGATGTACCTGTGCGACAACGCGGGCATGGTCGTCATCTGCGGCGGCACCACCGGCTACAACGGCGACGTGGACCTCCGCTTCCTGTGGATGCGGCAGAAGCGGCTGCAGGGTTCGCACGTGGCCAGCGCCCGCGAGGCCCGCGAGGTCACCCGTCTGATCGACCAGGGTGTCATCGACCCCTGCCTCTCCCGCACCTTCACCTTCGAGGAGACCGGCCTGGCCCACCAGCTCATCCACGACAACCGCCACCCGGCGGGGAACATGGCGATCCTGGTGAACGCGTCGGAGCAGCCCGTGTGA
- a CDS encoding melE protein (Acyl transferase domain; cl08282;~MelE protein [Streptomyces albus J1074];~Phosphopantetheine attachment site; cl09936;~enterobactin synthase subunit F; Provisional; PRK10252;~identified by MetaGeneAnnotator; putative;~malonyl CoA-acyl carrier protein transacylase; TIGR00128): MAQALRTSRPALRHRLTVTAASRDEALSALRTAAPATPAVPDEPARVAFLLPGGGTQYPGMGAELYRDHDVYRDIVDECARILRPVLGADVRASLYEGAPADHTTTFLGLVATEYALARTLMAAGVRPDALIGHSLGEYTAACLAGVVDLADMLPLVAERIRLISEAGGATVGVAAPVEDVMPLLGDELSLAAVNGPAACTVAGYDEAVARFERELARRDVPFRRVRIPAAAHSHVLDPVLATYEKHLRGVTLRPPRIPFVTNVTGTWVTDEQATSVSHWLDHTRGTVRFADGIAALWERGRPVLLEIGPADTLTKLAAARLAPDAPVTVTSMRHAKAEASDGFVLAEALGRLWSAGVESALPPVPGAPRTVPLPPYAFERHRHWIDAPGARATGSDAPDPALSGPDLAPRPRLATEHVPPRTDREREVARLWEETLGIGGIGVHDNFFDLGGDSMRAVLLAGRLRQAGVLDLAAATLLAAPTIAGVLAATDGTEAADDGADQPSSGTPSAFAPLLPLRAEGGATPLFCVHPGAGVSWRYTGLLPHLGGDQPVYGIQAAGLDGGRPPAPDAPSMVASYVGLVREVQPHGPYRLLGWSYGGFVAHAMARALQDQGERVELLAMLDAPQPYGDDAYDTAAAERQVAALLMRVAGLPVDTGAELPGVGDVLDLIDSKVAADPTSSPVTRAQAAAIADVMRNNLRIAPQFEPGAFDGDVLFFGADDETAADGPGDLAVQPGKADAWRPHVRGTLHELAVPCGHYEMTEPEPIALIGKAVAEALRGTPDSRRPVPDPRPGRPDRPGDTA; encoded by the coding sequence GTGGCCCAGGCGCTGCGTACGAGCCGACCCGCCCTGCGCCACCGGCTCACCGTGACCGCCGCCTCCCGCGACGAGGCCCTGTCGGCACTGCGTACCGCCGCTCCCGCCACCCCGGCCGTGCCGGACGAGCCCGCGCGGGTCGCGTTCCTGCTGCCGGGCGGCGGCACCCAGTACCCCGGCATGGGCGCGGAGTTGTACCGCGACCACGACGTCTACCGCGACATCGTGGACGAGTGCGCCCGCATCCTGCGCCCCGTCCTCGGCGCCGACGTACGCGCCTCCCTCTACGAGGGCGCGCCCGCCGACCACACCACCACCTTCCTCGGACTGGTGGCCACCGAGTACGCGCTCGCCCGCACCCTGATGGCCGCCGGCGTCCGCCCGGACGCGCTGATCGGCCACTCCCTGGGCGAGTACACGGCGGCCTGTCTGGCCGGGGTCGTCGACCTCGCCGACATGCTGCCCCTGGTCGCCGAACGCATCCGGCTGATCAGTGAGGCGGGCGGGGCCACCGTCGGCGTCGCGGCCCCGGTCGAGGACGTAATGCCGCTGCTCGGCGACGAGTTGTCCCTGGCGGCGGTGAACGGACCCGCCGCCTGCACCGTCGCCGGGTACGACGAGGCCGTGGCCCGCTTCGAGCGTGAACTCGCCCGCCGGGACGTGCCGTTCCGCCGGGTGCGGATCCCGGCCGCCGCGCACTCCCACGTCCTGGACCCGGTCCTCGCGACCTACGAGAAGCACCTGCGCGGCGTCACCCTGCGCCCGCCCCGCATCCCGTTCGTCACCAACGTCACCGGCACCTGGGTCACCGACGAGCAGGCGACGTCCGTCTCGCACTGGCTCGACCACACCCGCGGCACCGTGCGCTTCGCCGACGGCATCGCCGCCCTGTGGGAACGCGGGCGCCCGGTCCTGCTGGAGATCGGACCGGCGGACACGCTCACCAAGCTGGCCGCCGCCCGACTGGCCCCGGACGCGCCGGTGACCGTCACCAGCATGCGGCACGCCAAGGCCGAGGCATCGGACGGCTTCGTCCTCGCCGAGGCGCTGGGCCGGCTGTGGAGCGCCGGCGTGGAGAGCGCGCTGCCGCCGGTGCCGGGCGCGCCCCGGACGGTGCCGCTGCCGCCGTACGCCTTCGAGCGGCACCGGCACTGGATCGACGCCCCGGGAGCCCGCGCCACCGGCTCCGACGCCCCGGACCCGGCCCTGTCCGGGCCGGACCTCGCGCCCCGGCCGCGACTCGCCACCGAGCACGTGCCGCCGCGCACCGACCGCGAGCGCGAGGTCGCCCGGCTCTGGGAGGAGACCCTCGGTATCGGCGGCATCGGCGTGCACGACAACTTCTTCGACCTCGGCGGCGACTCCATGCGCGCCGTCCTGCTGGCGGGCCGCCTGCGCCAGGCCGGTGTGCTCGACCTGGCGGCCGCCACCCTGCTCGCCGCCCCGACCATCGCCGGCGTCCTCGCCGCCACCGACGGCACCGAAGCCGCCGACGACGGCGCGGACCAGCCGTCGTCCGGCACCCCGAGCGCCTTCGCACCGCTGCTGCCGCTGCGCGCCGAGGGCGGCGCCACCCCGCTGTTCTGCGTGCACCCCGGCGCCGGTGTCTCCTGGCGCTACACCGGACTGCTGCCCCACCTCGGCGGCGACCAGCCGGTGTACGGCATCCAGGCCGCCGGCCTCGACGGCGGCCGGCCGCCCGCGCCCGACGCCCCGAGCATGGTCGCCTCCTACGTCGGCCTCGTCCGCGAGGTCCAGCCGCACGGTCCCTACCGGCTGCTCGGCTGGTCGTACGGCGGCTTCGTCGCCCACGCGATGGCCCGCGCCCTCCAGGACCAGGGGGAGCGGGTGGAGCTGCTGGCCATGCTGGACGCCCCGCAGCCGTACGGCGACGACGCGTACGACACGGCGGCGGCCGAACGCCAGGTGGCGGCCCTGCTGATGCGGGTGGCCGGTCTTCCGGTGGACACGGGGGCCGAACTGCCCGGCGTAGGCGATGTCCTGGATCTCATCGACAGCAAAGTCGCGGCGGATCCGACCAGTTCACCCGTCACCCGGGCGCAGGCCGCCGCGATCGCGGACGTCATGCGCAACAACCTGCGGATCGCCCCGCAGTTCGAGCCCGGCGCGTTCGACGGCGACGTGCTGTTCTTCGGCGCCGACGACGAGACGGCCGCGGACGGGCCCGGCGACCTCGCCGTCCAGCCCGGCAAGGCCGACGCCTGGCGCCCCCATGTGCGGGGCACTCTGCACGAACTCGCGGTGCCGTGCGGGCACTACGAGATGACCGAACCCGAGCCGATCGCCCTGATCGGCAAGGCCGTGGCCGAGGCCCTGCGCGGTACGCCGGACTCCCGCCGGCCCGTACCAGATCCGCGCCCGGGTCGCCCCGACCGTCCAGGAGACACCGCATGA